A window of Syntrophobacterales bacterium genomic DNA:
TTACTTCGGAAGGCAGTTTGCCGGTAACATTAAAGGACACCACAGGTACTGCGGGACCTTTTTCGTAATGACCATATACGACGATTCCGTCTATATTTCGCAAACCGGTGACCAGGAGGTGAATAAGGCTTCTTTCCTTTTTCATTATCCTTTCCATTCCAATTTTTTCAATGAGAGTGAGGCCTCCTAAGAGGGATGCAATGCCTGGTGTATTGGGGGTGCCGCTCTCATATCTGTCAGGCAGAAACGCCGGATGCTCCAGTGACTCTGAATTGCTTCCCGTGCCTCCAAATTGCAATGGTCGGGGGTCTACGCCTTTCCTTATGTAGATCGCTCCCACACCCTGCAACGCGTAAAGAGATTTGTGACATGAGAAGCACAAGACATCTATTTGATCTCTTTCTATGTCGATGGGTATGGACCCTATGGTCTGACATGCATCTACAATCAAAAGTGCATCACGGATCACGCTTTTGATCTCTTTAAGATTTTGAACGGTACCCGAAACATTCGAACCGTGGTTGATGATAACGGCCCTTGTATTGTTCCTGAGAAGGGCCTTAATCCGCATGGGGTCGAGCGTGCCGTCCCTTGCCGAGCATTGGGCTGCCGACACTGTGACCTTCTTTTCGTTTTGTAAGAACGTAATGGGCCTCATCACTGAGTTGTGCTCCATTGATGTGGTAATCACATGATCCGATTCTCTTATGAGTCCGAGTATGGCAAGATTCAGGGATTCCGTACCGTTTCGAGTGAAAATCATGCGTTCAGAATCTATGCCATTGACGAATGAGGTCAGTCTCTCCCTTGCCTCAAAGATGATCCTGGCGGCCTCCACAGAGGCCGGATGTCCCCCTCTGCCGGGATTACCTCCTACGCTCCTGATAAAGTGATTGAAAAAACGGAGGGTTTGAGACGGCTTCGGGTGTGATGTGGCTGCGTTATCTAGATAAAGCATGTCGTGCGAAGAATGGGCCGACTCTTGATTCTTGCCTGCGGTCGTTTTCAATACTTTGTTTTTCCATTATGGCCTGATGACGTGCGTTGCGCGGAGGAAAGATGAGGATATTTCGTACATATTACCTATTCTGCCTACCTTGACTTTGTCCGTGAGGTGAAAATAATCAAGGCAGGTTCCGCACGAGAGAACTTCAGTACCCATGTTTGTGATATCCGTGAGGGTACCGACATATTCCGATCCATCAACCACCAGTTTCACCCCTCCGTTTAGAAGAACAACTCTCCAAGGCGGCACGTCGAGTTCTTTGAGGGTGTGAAGAAATGAATTCATAAGCAGTCTGCCTAATTCATCGCTGCCAATGCCCACGGTTTCGGTGTTGATATAAACCAGGAGTTGTTTCTTGTTTTGAATAACCACTTCGCTTTGTGAAAGATTCGTGGCGGGTACCTGTCTTGTCCCTCTCAGGATATACCGGGAACCATCGCTTTTCTCCTCGGATACGACCGAAAAACCATGGGAAACGAGAAAGCGCTTTACATTGTCAGCCGCCACATCGCTGTCAAGGACTATCTCTATTTTATCGACAGCATGCTTCTCTAGAAACTTTTTTGTCTCTATGACCGGAACA
This region includes:
- a CDS encoding aminotransferase class V-fold PLP-dependent enzyme — its product is MKTTAGKNQESAHSSHDMLYLDNAATSHPKPSQTLRFFNHFIRSVGGNPGRGGHPASVEAARIIFEARERLTSFVNGIDSERMIFTRNGTESLNLAILGLIRESDHVITTSMEHNSVMRPITFLQNEKKVTVSAAQCSARDGTLDPMRIKALLRNNTRAVIINHGSNVSGTVQNLKEIKSVIRDALLIVDACQTIGSIPIDIERDQIDVLCFSCHKSLYALQGVGAIYIRKGVDPRPLQFGGTGSNSESLEHPAFLPDRYESGTPNTPGIASLLGGLTLIEKIGMERIMKKERSLIHLLVTGLRNIDGIVVYGHYEKGPAVPVVSFNVTGKLPSEVSYGLSRRGICVRAGLHCAPQAHKTIGTFPHGSVRVSPGYFTNRRDIITFLEAVENIVRQ
- the yedF gene encoding sulfurtransferase-like selenium metabolism protein YedF, which gives rise to MDTLDLTGLTCPVPVIETKKFLEKHAVDKIEIVLDSDVAADNVKRFLVSHGFSVVSEEKSDGSRYILRGTRQVPATNLSQSEVVIQNKKQLLVYINTETVGIGSDELGRLLMNSFLHTLKELDVPPWRVVLLNGGVKLVVDGSEYVGTLTDITNMGTEVLSCGTCLDYFHLTDKVKVGRIGNMYEISSSFLRATHVIRP